One window of the Acidobacteriota bacterium genome contains the following:
- the pdxH gene encoding pyridoxamine 5'-phosphate oxidase → MSWIARLRALATLGRGVIGGLSEEAAGDDPIALFRRWFDDARRAGLLLPEAMGLATATPDGRPSVRMMLLKAADERGFVFYTNYESRKGRELRANPRAAIVLHWAALQRQVRAEGTVSRLTPEESYAYFKTRPRGSRIGAWASRQSAELASRRELEERFAEFEARFRGKDVPLPPFWGGFRLAPARIEFWQGRANRLHDRLLFERDGPGWRRRRLSP, encoded by the coding sequence ATGTCGTGGATCGCGCGCTTGCGGGCCCTGGCCACGCTCGGCCGCGGGGTGATCGGGGGTCTCAGCGAGGAGGCGGCGGGGGACGATCCGATCGCCCTGTTCCGCCGATGGTTCGACGATGCGCGGCGGGCGGGGCTCTTGTTGCCGGAAGCGATGGGGCTGGCAACCGCTACCCCCGACGGTCGTCCATCGGTAAGGATGATGCTTCTCAAGGCGGCCGACGAGCGCGGCTTCGTGTTCTACACGAACTACGAGAGCCGGAAGGGACGTGAACTCCGCGCAAACCCCCGCGCCGCGATCGTCCTGCACTGGGCGGCGCTCCAGCGCCAGGTGCGGGCCGAGGGGACCGTCAGCCGGCTGACTCCAGAAGAGTCCTACGCCTATTTCAAGACGCGTCCTCGCGGCAGCCGCATCGGAGCCTGGGCGTCGCGGCAGAGCGCGGAGCTGGCGTCACGCCGCGAACTGGAGGAGCGGTTTGCAGAATTCGAGGCCCGGTTTCGCGGGAAGGACGTTCCGCTCCCGCCCTTTTGGGGCGGGTTTCGCCTGGCACCGGCCAGGATCGAGTTCTGGCAGGGCCGCGCGAACCGGCTGCACGACCGGCTGCTCTTCGAACGGGACGGCCCGGGCTGGCGGCGGCGGCGGTTGAGCCCCTGA